In Gemmatimonadota bacterium, a single genomic region encodes these proteins:
- a CDS encoding cysteine synthase — protein sequence MRSKKLSKRSGIRHSVLDAIGNTPLLRIRELGDKIRPEVEIWAKLEMFNPGGSVKDRPALQMIEDAEKAGVLTPEKVILDSTSGNTGIAYAMIGAAKGYRVELVMPESVSIERRYVIQSYGSDLVLSDPLEGSDGAILKCREMLAANPDLYYKPDQYNNPSNSRAHYLHTAPEIWSQTQGRVTHFVATLGTSGTVMGTGRGLKAFNPDVQIIAVEPPEFHGIEGLKNMDVSIVPGIYDPSVWDQKIRIETEDAYDIARWLTRDMGLLVGQSCGAAMAAALKVAETLDEGVIVTLFPDSGEKYMSTPLWRLDPAG from the coding sequence ATGCGTAGCAAAAAGCTATCAAAGCGTTCTGGCATCCGGCACTCGGTTCTCGATGCAATAGGCAATACGCCGCTGTTGCGTATCCGGGAATTGGGGGACAAGATTAGGCCCGAGGTTGAAATCTGGGCGAAGTTGGAGATGTTTAACCCGGGCGGATCGGTCAAAGATCGCCCCGCGTTGCAGATGATCGAAGATGCCGAAAAGGCGGGGGTGCTCACGCCGGAGAAAGTGATTCTGGATTCGACTTCGGGCAATACGGGTATTGCGTATGCGATGATCGGTGCGGCAAAGGGATACCGCGTCGAGCTGGTTATGCCCGAGAGCGTGAGCATTGAGCGGCGATACGTCATTCAGTCTTATGGATCTGATCTGGTGTTGAGCGATCCCCTTGAAGGCTCAGATGGTGCGATTTTGAAATGCCGGGAAATGCTGGCTGCAAACCCCGATTTGTATTACAAACCCGATCAGTACAATAATCCGTCCAATTCCAGGGCGCATTATTTGCACACGGCACCAGAAATCTGGTCGCAGACACAGGGGAGGGTGACGCATTTTGTGGCGACGTTGGGCACGAGTGGTACTGTAATGGGTACTGGCAGAGGTCTGAAGGCATTTAATCCCGATGTGCAGATTATTGCCGTTGAGCCACCCGAATTTCACGGGATTGAGGGTCTAAAAAATATGGATGTGTCCATTGTGCCCGGTATTTACGACCCATCGGTTTGGGACCAGAAGATACGGATTGAAACGGAAGATGCGTATGATATTGCGCGGTGGTTGACGCGAGATATGGGGTTGCTGGTGGGGCAGTCTTGCGGTGCGGCGATGGCCGCTGCCCTGAAAGTTGCCGAGACTCTGGATGAAGGGGTTATCGTCACGCTGTTTCCCGATAGTGGTGAAAAGTACATGAGTACGCCCCTGTGGCGGCTCGATCCTGCGGGGTAG